The window tatattATCTTACCATCATCGTGTCTggatcctgaatgtagtcatctATCGCAGCATCGCATGAAACCttaaaaggaaattaataaagttaaagaaaataaataagttatagttaaaacaaattcaaattcaatactaataaactcatacatgtgcatgtgatgtggagccataactcagtcggcgcccacTATAAAATTCTCGGGTCGATCGATCCTCATCAGTGGTAGACGGGCCTGGGAAGTATCTACCCCAATCCACTCCTTGAATATCCGAGCCCGTGATCAATaattgacccgatggggtcacctgcTATGGCACTGGAGTGCGATAAATTCCAAGGTTGTAAGACGACATGTccgtctcatgcatgccacctaccatatcagcagcaacatcatcagtAGGAGCCTCAATGCCCCCTtgttggggaccacctcctctccgcccaTGACTATGTCGTCCTGCACCACCAGCTCGTCGGGCACGTCCAGCTCGTGGGATACCACGACCTCGCTGGTATTGCGCTGGGTCCATATAATCAGCCTCGTGTGCCAAACGTTGATCCGATCGggctcgctgcagtgtctgggcagccacatccatgaATCGACGACTATACTCCTATATGaatccctctcataatgtaaagcaAGCCATGCAGGCGGACTCGGTATAGGTATGACAGGCCAAACTGACGAAATACCTGCTCGGAGGCATGATGCTCGAGAATATCGAGACATATGAGGGGGACAGAAACCCTCCAAATATGTCGGCCGAAcgtgcaatacgctggcagggtacctatcaccTCATCGCTGTAcgacgtccagatgaactatcatataagaacacaaaccgttagtatgcgcaacactaagttaatctataacaggtaagtttagttagatattcacctaTGCGTCCTCCagcagatccaacacatccctgcagagggggagattatgatgggcatcatactctcgtgcaAGAGTACGATGCATAACCCACCTACAGGCTAGAGGGAGATGCAGAATTTCtacattagccggtagctgtggtagaggtggctgaaactgcagaaatcgctcccaggcccaaacctaacatacaaaatTGACGTAAAGTAGAAGATTAACTATAACaaggtagaattgtaactaatggacatattatttgaatatgttgtcacctgtagaagtggAAGAAAGCCACCAACGTCTCTCTGTGTGCTGATGCAAGCCCGACACATCTGTCTGTACAAATATGAGATGACAACACCACCCCAGCTGTAGATGGCTATATCCTCGAACCGGccaatatgatgcagaaaacaGAGGCTCACTAGGTTCTCCGAAGTGTTCGAGAACAAGACACCCCCCTAAGTAGAAGGAGCAACAGCAGCCTCGTATATCGTTGTACATCCACCTCCGCTGACTCGTCGGTGATAGTATGGTGGATCTGCTccaggtggtctctaatggggaccaactgcatACGACTAGACCCAGATGCTACAGTCTCGTCCTCCGGCCTGAAACCGTAAACATGTGCAGCATATCCCAATAAGACTGCCGCGAATAATATCTCACGGTCGTAGGCAGTAAAACTAGCAAGCCATCAGCGAACATGCAATATAAAATCTCAGCGTACTAGAGTGCgatggtggcctcgccgatgggcagatggaaagtgtgtgtttccggtcgccaccgctcaatcaaggcCGTGATCAAAGCCCAGTCGAGCTGTATCTGGCCAATCCTAATAATCTtatataatcccatctcctccagGTAATGGACCACGCAGGGATGTAGATCTCTATGACTCAAAAAGTCCCACGATAGATCCACTCTCCTGGCCcggaaagtctgcgtaagcaattgtccatcccatatatactcggatctatgctggggttgtagggctaatagatccaacGTCCGAGGCCCGGGATGTATAGTTgtgtccatgtcgtcaactgtaaattaaaacaacattaattgtattttattctgtatattaaatattaattttttgagATACACAATTTTTAgcgttatacaaaaattatacctatgggttccaggctcgatatttgagtcccagtagcaccaaactatcattaataattatgtgtttgttttataatttaaattcatatttttaataacttaattgtacaaattatatatatatatatatatatatatatatatatatatatatcgtgtAAGAGTACGACGTATAACCCACCTACAGGCTAGAGGGAGATGCGGAATTTCtacattagccggtagctgtggtagaagtggctgaaactgcagaaatcgctctcaggcccaaacctaacatacaaagttgacataaagtataagattaactataactaggtagaattgtaactaatggacatattatttgaatatgttgtcacctgtagaagtggCAGAAAGCCACCAACATCTCTTTGTGTGCCGATGCAAGCccggcacatctgcctgtacaaatATGAGATGACAACACCACCCTAGCTGTAGATGGCTGTATGCTCGAACCGGccaatatgatgcagaaaacggaggctcactaggttccccgaagtgttcgggaacaagacacccCCCTAAGTAGAAGGAGCAACAGCAGCCTCGTATATCGTTGTACATCCACCTCCGCTGACTCGTCGGTGATAGTATGGTGGATCTGCTccaggtggtctctaatggggaccaactgcatACGACTAGACCCAGACGCTACAGTCTCGTCCTCCAGCCAGAAACCCGTGAGCATGTGCAGCATATCCCAATAAGACTTTcgcgaataatatctcatggtcgcaggcagtaaaactggcaagccatcagcGAACATGCCATATAAAATCTTAGCatcctggagtgtgatggtggcctcgccgatgGGCAGATGGAAAGTGTGCATTTCCGGTCGCCACCGATCAATCAAGGCCGCGATCAAAGCCTAGTCGAGTTGTATCCGGCCAATACTAATAatcctatataatcccatctcctccagGTAATGGACCACGCAGGGATGTAGATCTCTATGACTCAAAAAGTCCCACGATAGATCCACTCTCCTGGCCcggaaagtctgcgtaagcaactgtccGTCTCATATATAttcggatctatgctggggctgtagggctaatagatccaacgtccgagggccgggatgtatagtcgtgtccatgtcgtcaactgtaaattaaaacaacattaattgtattttattctgtatattaaatattaattttttgagATACACAATTTTTAgcgttatacaaaaattatacctatgggttccaggctcgatatttgagtcccagtagcaccaaactatcattaataattatgtgtttgttttataatttaaattcatatttttaataacttaattgtacaaattatatatatatatatatatatatatatatatatatgttccgggctcgatattttgaggcccagtggcaccaaactatcattaataattatgtgtttgttttataatttaaattcatattttttaataacttaattgtacaaattatatatatatatatatatatatatatatatatatatatatacctatgggttccgggctcgatattttgaggcccaGTGACACCAAATTAACATTAGtaattatgtgtgttgatacaattattaacttaattgtacaaagtttgcattttcaactaccagtataagatacttaaacaaaagaaattctaagctaaaatactacacattactatgctacaaggctctaaattttactacgctaaaaaggtctagattttactatgctaaaaaataatctaaactaaacataaacaacaaataaatttaattgcaaataaaacacaaaacggcatgaaaacacacatatataaatcaggatattaacagacaaatttatttgacaaatttatattttttttataaaacactaatattaaatccGGAAAAATTTAATATActagtttcgaaaaaaaaaaataacacaaactgaaatagaacacatacaaatcaaataatatgcattattacAAAAGTTTCAACTTCAAATAAaccgaaatacctcgatttagaattttcggaaagcaaatagattgaaattttgactccggaagtgtgaatcaacaataaTACGAAGCTCTACTCGAATGTGGGACCTACGTTCTTCACCTTTTATGTGACGGgggacccaaaaaaaaaattggggcAGCGGGTATGGAAGTGGGGGACCAAGATGAAGAAGGTATAAAatattgaggaagaagaagcaaaatCGTCGTCTTGAAGAAGACAgctcattttaaaaaaaaagggtatAATGCCGGGTATTTGGGCGTTATACCTGTTACTGTCagctttttatatatagcgcctaAATATTGGGGGCGCTATATATTAACGGCACAGTTAACGTTAATGTATAGCACCCAgtatttgggcgctatatataaaaatatcatttttttttacACCTATTAAGGTGTTACTTGTCCAAAAGAACCATTTTTTGGTTCTTGACTCAAAAAGTTGGCATATACCTATTGTACTATTTAAAAACAAAGTGTCTTAAAACTAAATTTGTGATCAAGAATGTCTTCACGTAAGGGAAAAGGTGAATAGTACTAAAACAAAAGACATTGTACTTGATATATCACATATGAAAAGAGAAATTGAGTAGTACAAATAAATCTCATGGTACTTGTCATTGAAAATGACATAAAGCAAAAAGCGAGTCCGAAaccttttttaattattttttggacaaaaaatacttttgtactacttaaaaaaaaagttacataaatgagtaaaacgcagtattatactgcgaattACGTTAACGGAAATTTTAAcgttaaagtaattcgcagtaaagtactgcgttttacttaaaaaagttttttttttgtaaatcgcagtactatactgcgttttactaagATATATTTATAAAACGCAATATAATAATGCGTTTTACATTAAATAATTGCGTTGTCCTCTGGTTTTTGCCCCCACCAatgaactgacataacaataattcaatacataaaacgtagtattgtactACGTTTTACATAAAAAATTCTACACCCCAACgtcggacttgccttatttaaaggcgtttcaattttataaaaattcattcaatactttatttcaaacttatgttcatacttctctcttcttcttatcaattatttttttacaatgtctgaagtggcaaaaataagggtttcactatattggggggtgaggttgtgttggataataactctgtgaggtatagctcacctccacaatgtcatgttaaattgccgcttactatggagtatgataaattggtatcgttgttacgtaaaaaaatgaATGAGAGTAGGCGTTCGGTTAACCTTAAAATAACCGGTAGATTTTCGTATTCAGTGACTCCGCAagggtttgcttattattctgagtttaatgtcgaggatgatgaaactcttagagattttttgctgATTCCGGATGAATAtagggaatttattgtaataaaattattggaaatgtacgtcaaggtggaagacgttcccaataatgagggcgtgcatagtagggataacccccagtcatcgggtggttattctggagcagtttttgccagTCAGATTGgtgatgaaagagcttgcctttatttaaacttgtcaccaccggcgaatgagtagccacaaaataattttttgactttagataatcaacaagacgactggtaaacttcaattttactacgctttagcgatgtttaatttatgttttaattggatttgtattaacactcatatttttcatagggggtaccgtccggatatgaattttacaagttatgaccctgcccctagttggaatatgcgtagttctggagtATTGGACTATGGTGGTCCATttgggagtcatcaccaacaagaaaatatccatcatgaaacgtcaagacagtacgacttgtaagtaaagtgatatagctatatctaaagtatttatctagttgggtaacttatcattttgttctttatgtgcagtgaaaacgagcttcTTGAAGCTCTTGACCTCACACAATTGCCCATAGACGACGTATttactcgtgatttggcagatgcgcagagtcaggaagatgatagtgattatgacaacaatgcggatgagtctggggatgacacacccttccatgatgagggtgatgatgaggaggaagtgaatgttgaacctgagttgacgagggagcatgttcctccacctccagctagaccaagagtgtacgagtcccacgtgccatttcatgagcggaatattccctaccttgataatttgccaagcatgccgaacgtggatgccctcacaaggaaTGATGATGAATTTTGGCCagcgatgtgggatgagtctagaccagctgttctgacaaagggcatgtatttccccgataaagctcgcctaattagggctgtaaaaatctacagtataAGAGAGTGCCGTGAGATGACGTTAAGTGAGTCAACTACGGAGAAATACAAGGCTGTATGtcgtagagactttatgggttgtcactggatgttgcgtgccacCAAGAAGAAATCAGATTTGTGGAAAGTGGATAAATTTATTAGCGagcacagatgtgaaatggacacatacaatgagaatcacttcaacttggatgtggacttgatttctcttgtcttgattccatatttggaagtgtccattaggttcaagattaaagagtgtattatagccgtccaccaggagtatggttgtactataaccaaaagaaaggcatatctcggtcgcaaacgtgcctttgaacttatttatggcgactgggataagtctttttcaaATCTGCCTAGGTACATGGtcgcattgcaacactttaaccccgggactgttgttgaatggaggcgtgagcggagtccggacagacccgaatatattttcaactatgtgttctggtcatttaaaccatcaattgatggttttgtggaTTGTCGTCCTGTtatttccatagacggtactcatgtctatggaaagtatgatattaagcttttgattgcagttgcagtagatgccaacggGCAAATATTTCCATTAGCTTTTGCCATATGTGCCAACAAAAGTGAAGAGACATGGACGATTTTTTTaaaccacttgaagcagcacaTTGTCAAACAGCGttaaggtatttgtctaatatctgatcggcatggtggtattttaagttctgtacgtcacttgcctgaatggcaggaaccatGTGCATACCACTGTTACTGTGTGCGTCACCTAAAGGCcaatttccaaaagaaatatcctgacaaggcATTGCATGGCTTAATTTGGCtggctgcaactgagcaccagcagtgcaaattcacgaggcgcatggaagcgatccgGCAGTTAGAACCACAAGCCTATACTTGGTTGATGGGgcatgagcttcacatgtggacattgTATGCTGATGGCGGCAGACGATGGGGAGCCCTCACTACAAACATGTCGGAGTCATTCAACGACTTGTTGAAGTCTGCCCGTGgactgcctgtcactgccatggtccgcatgacattcaaatagagtgcggagaggtttgttgaaaggcatgcAGCTGCATCAGCATTGATGGAcaggggtgttcaatttatgccaatacccatGAGAAGATTTGGAAGGTCCAGGAGGCGAGCACAGTGGCATTCATTTCTTCAGTACGATCATGAACGGggtatttttgaagttaagaccgctatccgcggacaccgtgggaataatctacagacggtgaatgaaaatagaaggttatgttcatgtgggaaatggaccatctaccacatgccgtgcGCACATGcattgaagtgctttcaacaagttggataTAGGGCAACaaactatattgataggcaatacagtgttgctgcatacatagacacgtatagtgggaagttgcagccattaggtgctgagcattattggccgccggaaccttttaagatggtatgtaacaaggactatttgcgcaagctgcaagtgcaaaagagaacgcgtatatggaaccaaatggatgttagtgacaccgtttatacgcgtaaatgtggcatatgctcgcaaacaggatacgaccatcgtaaatgtccttcaggtggtgtgcgtggcggtggtaatccggctcctggtgcaagttcgtcgaatgtacccaactatcaaggatacccctagtcttttattttggtattattttttgtaatacaTGTTTttacttgtgtatgttgcaatatatatcaaataaaattatgttccacaattTGAAATGAGTGAAGAAAAAGTTGTTTAATTGTTGGAAAtgtaatatgtaaagcgtggtttgatagtttcatataacaacacaagcacttaaacttcttgcacttcaattaaaataaagcattactacagcacaaacacaaacataacaggccaacataataaaaatacatgaaatataaaaaatacactaaacacatacaagCAAATATTTAGTCCCAGTTGccatttattctccgctccaaccacttaaatcgttcttccattcattctttttcttcttctacctctttcagtttcgccttcacctccgcaagttcccgtttatatttttcttttcgttccttttgtgcttcacaattccattgtgcGTTCCAattttcttctcccacctccttcagtttTGCCCTCATTTCGACAATAATTCTATCGCTTTCTCTTTGTGTTTCCCGTTGGCATAAACACATACTATGAAGAAACTGCAGTTGTTCTCTGTagcattcctgataacatggttcatcaactcATTCCTGAAAATCACAAATAGTTTCGCCGGGAACCTTGTATAACTAGTTCATACAGCACCAGTAGCGGGCATCCAACTTCACCATcgtcccaacaattttgcatcgagcattcttttccacagttgcactttggtgcacgaagaggttgagccatttgatgaaatatttgcttttagtaaaaaaaaaccttacttttaatgaaatatttgcttttactaattttttagcacacaaaataactataatgatgccgttatttataggcgagacaaaatacataaagcgtagtatagtactacgttttatggagttgtcttgtcgttctgaaaaagatgaaaaccatgtgaaaaagctggtttattgcagaaaaatttaacacataaagcgtagtatagtactacgttttatggagttgtcttgtcgttctgaaaaagatgaaatccatgtgaaaaaagctggtttattgcagaaaaatttaacacataaagcGTAGTATAGTACTAcattttatggagttgtcttgtcgttctgaaaaagatgaaaaccatgtgaaaaagctGATTTTAGTTATCCTTTGTGCAGTGATGGTTTTAGTTCTATTGTTTGTTTTTCTGTGTACTGTTATCCTTTGTGCAGTGATGGTTTTAGTTCTAGTATAGTACTACGTTTTGCAATGTTTGTGTTTCTTGTGTACTGTTTAAGTAAAACTGCTATTCAAatgcaattaaaatataaatgttGTTAAAAGATAATTGTTATCATTATATACATAATGCACTATTTACACAAActaaaaacctaagtaaatcagtgAGTCCCGCAGCCTGTGTGCTTCAGTGCTGCTGCTGGCCTGAGTCGCATCCCCTGTTGCCCGGGTACACTAtctggatcatcatcatcaagccgCATCTTTATCTGAGGATGTGCAGCAGCATCGACACCACAACTGGCAGGATCGGAAGAATAGGCCGTCGGGTCGTCAGCAACCTACAAAAAAAGTACTAAACTTAGCATGTGACAAAGTATATTTGTATTGTACGTGTTAAGTAAAAAAATATTCTCCCCCCGTGGTCTTGTCGGCCTCCTGAATATACGCATCAGTGGTGTCCTCATCAAAGCATGTAGTGGCCTCAAAGATGGGCTGGGACGATGCCTTCAtaagaaagttaaaaattaattaatggcagctcattaaggaaaagaaaacaaattaaaattttaaagtaatacaaacatacctgcgcctgtgATAGATCTGCATCAACCGCCAGGGATGAGGCATAACTCAAACTGCGCCCGCCATCCACGTCCCGGGTGGGACGATCCTCAGCTGCGGTAGATGGGCATGCAAAGTACTGGTCTACATCCCCGTCGAATGTACCCGTGATCGACAATGCTCCTGACGAGGTGACCTATGATGCTGGCAGAGATAGCTGAAGGCTGTACGAAGGCATGCTGCTGGAAGGCTCATCTTCCCGAGGTATATAACCCGGCTGATCATCTCTAAGCACCACAACTCCAAAGTCCTCATATTGTCCCTCAATAGGTGGGTCGACAGGTGCCTCAActcccccttgctggggaccacctcctcgccgtcCCCCGCGACCCCGTGGGGCACCCCTACCTCGTGGGGCACCCCTCCCTCGTGCCCTACCCCTGCCTTGTGGGACACCCCTACCCCAATGGTAGTCCTCTGGCGCCGCATACTGAGCCTCGTGGTCCAACCTCGTGGCATCTCTCGCCTGAAACAGGGTCCGATGAGCCAACTGTGCCACCCGCCGGCCATAGTCAATGACTGCAGGGATGTCGGTATGCTACTGCATCTCCTGTCCCAACTGGTAGAGGTGATGATGCCCAATAGcgtgtgaaatatttaaaatattaattaaataacgcAATATCACAATTATACGATATTAATAAGCCAAAAAACATACCACTGCCTCGTGTCTCCCGGAGTATGGTCTGTAGCGCTCGCCAAGTACATGAATGGGGTTCCCGATAATCAGTCGGGTGTGACGGCGGTACCATGACGCATACATATGAATAATGGCTTGCTGGGTAAATGTAGGTGCTGGCGGAATATGGTCAGCTCGGTGCTCTTCCCAAATAAGGACCTGTTGCTCtagccatcccatatatatatcgtCCAGCCTGGCACGGTCATCCCGCTGATAGTGTATAGCCACCCATCCAGGATCCCTCGGTATAGGCTGGGGACGGTGAAACTGGCGAAGCACACGCTCTGTGGCATGATACTCAACCATATTGAAGAAGATCATCGGGACAGAGGTGCTCCAAAGTATTCGATCGACTGAGCAATAAAAGGGTAGCTGAGCTACCAACTCGTCGatgtatggcgtccagatgaactgccaaataataacataaaagtgagtatgcgcaacacaacTCAATTTAAACAAGTAAGTGTATGTACATATCTACCTGTCCGTCCACCAGCATATCTACCACATCCCTGATAAGgaggagattatgatgagcatcggtccctcggtagttcccacgccggagaatccacctagaagctagagggagaaacgaaTAAGCCTCACCAGGCGCAAGTGGTGGTACAGGTGGCTGCAACGGCATGATCCGctgccaggcccaaacctaagataaaaggttgatgtaaaatttatgagTCATTTCGACCATATAGAATTCGGAGAAATGAACAAAGTATTCgaaaatgttgtcacctgtaggagGGGCAAAAAACCACATATGTCCACCGCTGGGTccatgctcgcccggcacatGCTCCTATATAGGTATgcgagaacagcagcaccccaaCTGTACTGGGGTAAACCATCCAGCTGCTGAAGATGATGGAGAAAGCgcatactcactttactccccgaagtgttcgggaacaagacacacCGGAAAAGCAGGAGCAGCGCCAACCGCGTGTACCTCTCAATGTGGAGATCCTCAGTCTCGCCGGTAATGTTTGGGTGCAAAAATGCCATATGATCTTTGATGGCTGACAAAGCAACGCGACTGTCCCCAGCGTCACCCTGAGGTCTATAACCAGTAAGATGCCCCATCATATCCAAAAACTGTACACGCATCATGGATCTAATGTACTAGGGCAGTGCTACGGCATGTCCATCTACACGCAGCCcgtacaaaacctgaacatcctccagtgtgatggtggcctctctAGTTGGCAAgtgaaaagtgtgcgtctccAGTCGCCACCGCTCTACCAAGGCCGCGATGAGAGACCAATCAAGCTGCATCCGTCCAAGCTCAAAAATCGTATAGAAGCCCGTAGCCTGTAGGCGCGCGACTACACGTGCATGGAAAGGATTCTCCCCGATGAACTCCCACAAATCGTCAGGTCTCCTGGGGCGGAGAGGCTGCATCGATAGTTGTCCCTCCCATACAAAGGAGGACCTATGGTCGCCCTGCAACACTAGTAGTTGATCCTCGGCAGGTCCGGGATGCGCAGGCGGAGgaaagtccatgtcgtctactataatttaaacaaaattaattgtgtATGTTAGCTTAAtagattaaataattaattatgtttacaattggactgaataattatgtatgggttccaggctcgattttTAAGGCCCGGTAgtaccgagttatccttaattattatgcgtgtcaatttcaatatttttagaattgtgtgagttagcttaataaattaaataattaattatgtttacaactggactgaataattatatatgggttccaggctcattttc is drawn from Nicotiana tabacum cultivar K326 chromosome 22, ASM71507v2, whole genome shotgun sequence and contains these coding sequences:
- the LOC142176144 gene encoding serine/threonine-protein phosphatase 7 long form homolog, with amino-acid sequence MDFPPPAHPGPAEDQLLVLQGDHRSSFVWEGQLSMQPLRPRRPDDLWEFIGENPFHARVVARLQATGFYTIFELGRMQLDWSLIAALVERWRLETHTFHLPTREATITLEDVQVLYGLRVDGHAVALP